The following coding sequences are from one Seonamhaeicola sp. ML3 window:
- a CDS encoding 2-hydroxyacid dehydrogenase yields MKVLHLDTNHELLINQLNDLGFTNHEDYSSSKEDVEAKISEYDGIVIRSRFTIDKQFLNAATNLKFIGRVGAGLENIDCDYAKTKGVYLISAPEGNRNAVGEHTLGMLLSLFNKLNKANKEVCSGKWLREENRGIELDGKTVGLIGYGNMGKAFAKKLRGFDVYVLCYDIKQNVEDANAKQVSLEEFQEKVDVVSLHTPQTPQTLNMVNKRFIQAFKKPFWLINTARGKSVVTEDLVSALKSGKILGAGLDVLEYEKSSFESLFSSKMPLAFQYLIDAENVLLSPHVAGWTVESKIKLAQTIVDKIKAKFC; encoded by the coding sequence ATGAAAGTCCTGCACTTAGATACCAATCACGAATTATTAATAAATCAACTAAACGATTTAGGCTTCACAAACCATGAAGATTATAGTTCTTCAAAAGAGGACGTTGAGGCTAAAATTTCTGAATACGATGGTATTGTTATCCGTAGTAGGTTTACCATAGACAAACAATTCCTTAATGCTGCTACTAACCTCAAGTTTATAGGAAGAGTTGGTGCCGGACTAGAAAATATAGATTGTGATTATGCCAAAACTAAAGGTGTTTATTTGATTTCGGCGCCCGAGGGCAACAGAAATGCTGTGGGCGAACACACCTTAGGAATGTTATTATCCCTTTTCAACAAACTAAATAAGGCCAATAAAGAAGTATGTTCTGGTAAATGGTTAAGGGAAGAAAACCGCGGTATAGAACTAGACGGAAAAACGGTAGGGCTTATAGGTTATGGTAACATGGGTAAAGCCTTTGCAAAAAAGCTTAGAGGTTTTGATGTCTATGTGCTATGCTATGATATTAAACAAAATGTTGAAGATGCTAATGCAAAACAAGTAAGCCTGGAAGAATTTCAAGAAAAGGTAGATGTAGTAAGTTTGCATACCCCTCAAACGCCTCAAACTTTAAATATGGTTAACAAAAGGTTTATTCAGGCCTTTAAAAAACCTTTTTGGTTAATTAACACTGCAAGAGGTAAAAGTGTGGTGACTGAAGATTTGGTTTCTGCCTTAAAATCGGGTAAAATTCTAGGAGCGGGATTAGATGTTTTAGAATATGAAAAATCATCTTTCGAAAGTTTGTTTTCTTCTAAAATGCCATTAGCATTTCAATATTTAATTGACGCTGAAAATGTTTTATTATCGCCTCATGTCGCTGGATGGACCGTTGAAAGCAAAATAAAACTCGCCCAGACCATTGTAGATAAAATTAAGGCAAAATTTTGTTAA
- the rsmA gene encoding 16S rRNA (adenine(1518)-N(6)/adenine(1519)-N(6))-dimethyltransferase RsmA → MANNSNQHQVKAKKHLGQHFLKDENIARKIADTLTLKGYKKVLEIGPGMGVLTKYLLEKDVETYVIEIDTESVEYLQANYLNLAQRIIEQDFLKYDLTTVFGNEPFAITGNFPYNISSQIVFKALDMRYQIPEFTGMFQKEVAQRICSKEGSKVYGILSVLTQAFYDAEYLFTVPPSVFNPPPKVDSGVLRLIRKQNYTLPCNEKLFFRVVKQGFQQRRKTLRNSLKTFNLSDNLKANSIFGMRPEQLTVQEFIELTALIENDA, encoded by the coding sequence GTGGCCAATAATTCTAACCAACATCAAGTAAAAGCCAAAAAACATTTAGGACAACATTTTTTAAAAGACGAAAATATTGCCCGTAAAATAGCTGACACGCTTACCTTAAAAGGCTATAAGAAAGTTTTAGAAATTGGGCCAGGTATGGGCGTTCTCACTAAATATCTTTTAGAAAAAGATGTGGAAACATATGTCATAGAGATTGATACAGAGTCGGTTGAATACCTTCAGGCAAACTACCTCAACCTAGCCCAAAGAATTATCGAACAGGATTTCTTAAAATACGATTTAACTACGGTCTTTGGTAACGAACCTTTTGCAATCACCGGAAACTTCCCTTATAATATTTCATCTCAAATAGTGTTTAAGGCTTTAGATATGAGATATCAAATACCTGAATTCACTGGGATGTTTCAAAAAGAAGTCGCTCAGCGTATTTGTTCCAAAGAAGGCAGTAAAGTTTATGGTATTTTGTCTGTACTTACCCAAGCATTTTACGATGCCGAATATTTATTTACGGTACCACCCTCGGTTTTTAATCCACCACCCAAAGTAGATTCTGGTGTTTTAAGACTTATTAGGAAACAAAATTATACACTGCCCTGTAATGAAAAGCTGTTCTTTAGGGTTGTAAAGCAAGGCTTCCAACAACGCCGAAAAACACTTCGTAACAGTTTAAAAACATTCAATTTATCCGATAATTTAAAAGCAAATAGTATATTTGGCATGCGTCCAGAACAATTAACAGTTCAAGAGTTTATAGAACTTACTGCTTTAATTGAAAACGATGCATAA
- a CDS encoding VOC family protein: MKKRVTGIGGLFFKTKNPKATKDWYKKHLGFNTDDYGCTFWWKDNSGKDSSTQWSPFSKDTNYFEPSKKDFMFNYRVDNLHDLINTLKEEGVTVVGNIEEYDYGKFGWVLDNDGNKIELWEPVDDAFK, translated from the coding sequence GTGAAAAAACGAGTTACGGGTATTGGCGGATTGTTTTTTAAAACTAAAAACCCCAAAGCCACAAAAGATTGGTATAAGAAACACCTTGGTTTTAATACTGATGACTATGGATGTACGTTTTGGTGGAAAGACAATTCGGGTAAAGATTCCTCTACACAATGGAGCCCTTTTTCAAAGGATACGAATTATTTCGAACCATCAAAGAAAGACTTTATGTTCAATTACCGGGTAGATAATTTACACGACCTTATAAACACTTTAAAAGAGGAAGGTGTTACTGTTGTTGGAAATATCGAAGAATACGACTATGGTAAATTTGGTTGGGTTCTTGACAACGATGGAAATAAAATAGAGCTTTGGGAACCGGTGGACGACGCCTTTAAATAA
- a CDS encoding carboxypeptidase-like regulatory domain-containing protein, with product MIYFLGFLGYSQTITGIVLDAKTQKPIETAVVYFDNTTKGTITNAEGHFSIDYSEAIQSPLVISFLGYEKQLITDYRTQNSYTIYLEESHEQLDEVLINTNDGLAREEKLKVFRKEFLGTSKFGRSCEILNEDALIIRYLKKERKLVAHASAPLQIENRALQYKITYELNTFWAEFTNVNPKRNGFEVKSIGFRGNPFYQNISNFDGKKARKSRKKAFEGSILHFMRALYAGRLKKENFRLYQKSIELNPDTIFNSKFFNDTAIKKMSPEKEKPVTVVFKYKQASSIQILAPYFLLDIYGNYSEVENIIFSGHMGSRRFGDLLPLDYGFEFLNLKKKK from the coding sequence TTGATTTATTTTTTGGGTTTTTTGGGATATTCCCAAACCATTACAGGAATTGTTTTAGATGCCAAGACCCAAAAACCTATTGAGACAGCGGTTGTATACTTCGATAATACAACTAAAGGCACTATAACAAACGCAGAGGGACATTTTTCTATTGATTATTCTGAGGCTATTCAGTCTCCTTTGGTTATTTCCTTCTTAGGATACGAAAAACAACTTATTACAGATTACAGAACGCAAAATTCATATACCATATATCTCGAGGAAAGTCATGAGCAGTTAGATGAGGTCCTCATTAATACTAATGATGGTTTAGCTAGAGAAGAAAAACTAAAAGTATTCAGAAAAGAATTTCTGGGGACATCTAAGTTTGGTAGATCCTGTGAGATACTTAATGAAGACGCATTAATAATTAGATACTTAAAGAAGGAACGTAAGCTAGTCGCACACGCCTCTGCACCGTTGCAGATAGAAAACAGAGCACTCCAATATAAAATCACTTACGAACTCAATACTTTTTGGGCCGAGTTTACTAATGTTAATCCTAAAAGAAACGGTTTTGAAGTGAAATCTATAGGATTTAGAGGCAATCCTTTTTACCAGAACATTTCAAATTTTGATGGAAAGAAAGCCCGTAAAAGCAGAAAAAAGGCTTTTGAGGGTTCAATACTTCATTTCATGCGTGCCTTATATGCAGGTAGGTTAAAAAAAGAGAACTTTAGGTTATATCAAAAGAGCATTGAGTTAAATCCAGATACTATTTTTAATTCAAAATTTTTTAATGATACTGCCATAAAAAAAATGAGTCCGGAGAAAGAAAAACCTGTTACTGTTGTGTTCAAATATAAACAGGCTTCTAGTATTCAAATATTGGCTCCTTACTTCCTATTGGATATCTATGGAAATTACTCAGAGGTTGAAAACATAATATTTTCAGGACATATGGGAAGCAGACGTTTTGGAGATTTACTTCCCTTAGATTATGGCTTTGAATTTCTTAATCTAAAGAAGAAAAAATAA
- a CDS encoding GNAT family N-acyltransferase has protein sequence MRQQDSGLVSAKEVAKAIQLDKYGFLGTFIGWILMKVLKISTLNKIYKRNKHLSDLDFLNGILDDFQIKFEIPEEDLKRLPKDGAYITISNHPLGGIDGILLLKLMLEQRSDFKIIANFLLHRIAPLKPYIMPVNPFEDRKDAASSIAGFKNSILHLREGHPLGIFPAGEVSTYRDGKLVVDRPWEEAAMKLVMKAQVPVVPIYFHAKNSKLFYKLSKISDTFRTAKLPSELLTQKRRVIKVRIGRPILVKDQKEYKSLEEFSEFIRKKTYMLSNSFEDKSKILDKIPSSLKTIKPPKRIVTPIETSVMESEVKTLKQEDYRLLESKNYEVYLAPADKIPNILREIGRLREITFREVGEGTNEAIDLDAFDTYYHHMFLWDNDKKLIAGAYRMGLGSKIFARYGIDGFYLQDLFRFEPELYKMMSESIEMGRAFIIKAYQQKPMPLFLLWKGIVHTTLRYPEHNYLIGGVSISNQFSKFSKSLMIEFMKSHYYDPYLAQYVRPKKEFKVKLKDADKDFVFDETEADLNKFDKIIDEIEPGALRLPVLLKKYIKQNARLVAFNVDPLFNNSVDGLMYIKIADLPESTVRPVMEEFQAELEQKLTENNEN, from the coding sequence ATGAGACAACAAGATTCCGGATTAGTATCTGCCAAAGAGGTTGCAAAAGCCATTCAGTTAGATAAGTATGGCTTTTTGGGTACTTTTATCGGTTGGATTTTAATGAAGGTTCTTAAGATATCTACATTAAATAAAATTTATAAACGTAATAAGCATTTAAGCGATTTAGATTTTTTGAATGGTATTCTAGACGATTTTCAAATAAAATTTGAAATTCCAGAAGAAGATTTAAAACGTTTACCAAAAGATGGTGCTTACATTACCATTTCTAACCATCCGCTTGGAGGAATTGATGGTATTTTGCTATTAAAGTTAATGTTGGAGCAACGAAGCGACTTTAAAATTATCGCTAATTTTTTATTACACAGAATAGCACCTCTAAAACCTTACATTATGCCGGTTAATCCTTTTGAAGACCGAAAGGATGCAGCCTCTAGTATTGCTGGGTTCAAGAATTCAATTTTACATTTACGAGAAGGACATCCCCTAGGTATATTTCCCGCAGGTGAAGTATCCACTTATCGCGATGGTAAATTGGTCGTAGACAGACCTTGGGAAGAAGCCGCCATGAAATTAGTGATGAAAGCTCAAGTACCTGTCGTGCCTATTTACTTTCACGCCAAGAACAGTAAGCTGTTTTATAAACTTTCGAAAATTAGCGATACGTTTAGAACGGCAAAGCTGCCTTCGGAATTATTGACACAAAAACGAAGAGTAATAAAAGTTAGGATAGGTAGGCCAATTTTGGTCAAAGACCAAAAGGAGTATAAGTCTCTTGAAGAGTTTTCAGAGTTTATAAGAAAGAAGACTTATATGCTGTCTAATTCTTTCGAAGACAAATCTAAAATACTAGATAAAATACCTTCCTCTTTAAAAACCATTAAACCTCCAAAGCGTATTGTTACGCCTATAGAAACGAGTGTTATGGAGTCCGAAGTCAAGACTCTTAAACAGGAAGATTATAGGCTTCTGGAAAGTAAAAATTACGAAGTGTATTTGGCGCCTGCCGATAAGATTCCTAATATTCTTAGGGAAATTGGAAGGTTGCGAGAAATCACTTTTAGGGAAGTTGGCGAAGGAACCAATGAAGCTATAGATCTAGATGCTTTTGATACCTATTACCACCACATGTTTTTGTGGGATAATGACAAGAAGCTCATAGCTGGAGCTTACCGTATGGGGCTCGGTTCTAAAATATTTGCACGATATGGTATAGATGGCTTTTATTTACAGGATTTATTTAGGTTCGAACCAGAATTGTATAAAATGATGAGCGAGTCTATAGAAATGGGCAGAGCGTTCATTATTAAAGCCTATCAACAAAAACCAATGCCTTTATTTTTACTTTGGAAAGGTATTGTGCATACCACACTTCGTTATCCTGAGCACAATTATTTAATAGGGGGCGTAAGTATTAGCAATCAGTTTTCTAAATTCTCTAAGTCGTTGATGATAGAGTTTATGAAATCACATTATTACGATCCTTATTTGGCACAATATGTAAGGCCTAAAAAAGAATTTAAAGTTAAGCTTAAAGATGCCGATAAGGACTTTGTTTTCGATGAAACCGAAGCTGATTTAAATAAGTTCGACAAAATTATTGACGAAATAGAACCCGGGGCCTTAAGACTTCCAGTGCTTCTAAAAAAATACATAAAGCAAAATGCGCGTTTGGTGGCCTTTAATGTAGATCCGTTGTTCAATAACTCGGTCGATGGGCTTATGTACATTAAAATTGCCGATTTACCCGAAAGTACCGTAAGACCCGTCATGGAAGAATTTCAAGCCGAATTAGAACAAAAACTAACGGAAAACAATGAGAATTAA
- a CDS encoding helix-turn-helix transcriptional regulator: MGITKSQIFTQRQNNLAHFFKVLGHPARVAILQYISKQNACICNDLVEEIGLAQATISQHLKELKSIGLLKGEIEGKSMCYCINVERWEEIQNELNTFFNNTKTNCC; the protein is encoded by the coding sequence ATGGGAATAACTAAATCACAAATATTTACGCAAAGACAAAACAACCTAGCTCATTTTTTTAAAGTTCTAGGGCACCCTGCTCGTGTGGCCATCCTTCAATATATTAGCAAGCAAAATGCCTGTATTTGCAATGATTTAGTTGAAGAAATCGGACTCGCTCAGGCTACTATTTCACAACATTTAAAAGAACTAAAAAGTATTGGATTATTAAAAGGTGAAATAGAGGGAAAAAGTATGTGCTACTGCATAAATGTAGAACGCTGGGAAGAAATTCAAAATGAACTGAATACGTTTTTCAATAACACCAAAACGAACTGCTGTTAG
- a CDS encoding DUF6428 family protein: protein MKTQELFNILEQNQGKSLCFEYAPNLMVGTNYHITEVKHIAVESVDCGANADSWNETIIQLWESPSEIEKTNYMSVYKALGILKKVGKMKSYRLDAEVKFEYSNETFHTAQLFVNDYEIQGTNLIFKLAVEKTDCKAKETCGIPEDKLTMEPTNACCSPSSGCC, encoded by the coding sequence ATGAAAACACAAGAATTATTTAACATACTGGAACAGAATCAAGGTAAATCACTATGCTTTGAATATGCACCCAATCTCATGGTAGGAACCAATTACCACATTACCGAAGTTAAACATATCGCTGTAGAATCTGTGGATTGTGGGGCCAATGCCGATAGTTGGAATGAAACCATTATTCAATTATGGGAAAGCCCAAGCGAGATTGAAAAAACAAATTACATGTCTGTTTATAAGGCATTGGGCATTCTTAAAAAAGTAGGCAAAATGAAATCGTATCGATTAGATGCCGAAGTTAAATTTGAATATAGTAACGAAACCTTCCATACAGCTCAATTATTTGTTAACGATTACGAAATACAGGGCACTAACTTAATATTTAAATTAGCCGTTGAGAAAACCGATTGCAAAGCAAAAGAAACTTGTGGTATTCCAGAAGACAAACTAACTATGGAGCCTACAAACGCTTGTTGCTCGCCAAGCAGTGGTTGTTGTTAA
- the mgtE gene encoding magnesium transporter — translation MSEEKENIHFELTEELLEQVKLLVDEQKDKELQKLLKEFHYADIAEILDELNLEEAIYVIKLLDSETTSDILMELDEDNREKVLRNLSAKEIAEEVEELDTDDAADMISELPEERQQEVISKIEDEEHKEEIRELLAYEDGTAGALMAKELVKVYETWTVAGCLRRIRGQAEEVTRVHSIYVVTKEEKLIGRLSLKDLIVAKNDQKIADIYISNVDYVTVDEEDEEVAKVMAKYDLEAIPVVDENKTLLGRITIDDIVDVMKEEAERDYQMAAGITGDVDSDDSIFELTKARLPWLFLGLIGGVGAFLIMEGFKGLFVEKAVILFFFTPLIAAMAGNVGVQSSAIIVQGLANDDVRGSINSRLLKEMLLAALNGFVLAIFLFLFVFLFESRVDLALAISVSLVAVIIVAGLIGTFVPLFLNKRGIDPAIATGPFITTSNDILGILLYFWIAKLILGI, via the coding sequence TTGTCTGAAGAAAAGGAAAATATTCATTTTGAGCTTACCGAAGAACTTTTAGAGCAGGTTAAATTACTTGTTGACGAACAAAAAGACAAAGAACTTCAAAAGCTCTTAAAAGAGTTTCATTATGCCGATATAGCCGAAATTCTAGATGAACTTAATCTAGAGGAGGCTATTTATGTAATTAAACTACTTGATTCTGAAACGACATCAGATATTCTGATGGAGCTTGATGAAGACAATCGTGAAAAGGTTTTAAGGAATTTATCGGCAAAAGAAATTGCAGAAGAGGTTGAAGAACTCGATACCGATGATGCTGCCGATATGATTAGTGAGCTTCCTGAGGAACGTCAACAGGAAGTAATTTCAAAGATAGAAGACGAAGAGCATAAAGAGGAAATACGTGAGCTACTTGCCTACGAAGATGGTACTGCTGGAGCACTTATGGCAAAGGAGTTGGTTAAAGTTTATGAAACTTGGACCGTTGCTGGATGTTTACGACGTATAAGAGGGCAAGCTGAAGAAGTAACTAGGGTTCACTCCATTTATGTAGTGACTAAGGAGGAAAAACTTATTGGACGCCTATCTCTAAAAGATTTAATTGTTGCCAAGAACGACCAAAAAATAGCCGATATCTATATTTCTAATGTGGATTACGTAACGGTAGATGAAGAGGATGAAGAAGTGGCCAAAGTTATGGCCAAATATGATTTAGAAGCTATTCCTGTTGTCGATGAAAATAAAACCCTATTAGGCAGAATTACCATTGATGATATCGTTGATGTTATGAAAGAAGAAGCCGAAAGAGATTATCAAATGGCAGCGGGTATTACAGGTGATGTAGATTCTGATGATAGCATTTTTGAACTCACCAAAGCACGTTTGCCTTGGTTATTTTTAGGATTAATTGGAGGTGTTGGTGCTTTTTTAATTATGGAAGGTTTTAAGGGACTATTTGTAGAAAAGGCGGTTATACTATTCTTTTTTACACCTTTAATAGCAGCAATGGCAGGTAATGTAGGCGTGCAATCTAGTGCTATTATTGTCCAGGGCTTAGCTAACGATGATGTAAGAGGAAGTATCAATAGTCGTCTTTTAAAAGAAATGCTTTTAGCAGCACTTAACGGATTTGTACTGGCTATTTTCTTGTTTTTGTTCGTTTTTTTATTTGAAAGCAGAGTAGATTTAGCTCTGGCTATATCGGTTTCGCTAGTTGCCGTTATAATAGTAGCTGGCCTAATAGGCACTTTTGTACCATTGTTCCTTAATAAAAGGGGAATAGATCCTGCTATCGCAACAGGGCCATTTATAACTACAAGCAATGATATTCTTGGCATATTACTTTATTTCTGGATTGCCAAACTTATTCTTGGTATTTGA
- a CDS encoding sulfite exporter TauE/SafE family protein: MSLSDILQSFNLSDLKWFAIGFAAFVLGISKSGIKGIGIIIILILAFVFGEKASTGVLLPMLISADILAVSYYNRHTQWRFIKKLLPWMVVGVLVGVWVGDSISEDVFKRVMALIIIGSIFIMWYFEKRKSVSVPQNKLFSSSTGFLAGFTTMIGNLAGPISNIYFLAMRLPKNEFIGTAAWLFFIINVFKLPFHFFVWKTVSKETLVLNLTLFPLVALGFFIGAKLVKRISNANYRRFIIIVTAIGGLIMLFR; this comes from the coding sequence GTGTCATTAAGCGATATACTTCAGTCTTTTAATTTATCAGATTTAAAATGGTTTGCAATAGGTTTTGCAGCCTTTGTTTTGGGTATTTCCAAATCCGGAATTAAGGGTATTGGCATCATTATCATACTGATTCTTGCCTTTGTTTTTGGAGAAAAAGCCTCTACCGGTGTGTTATTACCCATGCTTATAAGTGCCGATATCTTAGCTGTAAGTTATTATAACAGGCACACCCAATGGCGTTTTATTAAAAAACTTTTACCATGGATGGTTGTTGGTGTTTTGGTTGGGGTCTGGGTAGGCGATTCTATTTCAGAAGACGTTTTTAAACGGGTTATGGCCCTTATCATTATTGGGTCTATTTTCATTATGTGGTATTTTGAAAAAAGAAAATCGGTTAGCGTACCTCAAAATAAATTATTCTCGAGTTCTACTGGGTTCTTAGCGGGTTTTACTACCATGATAGGAAACCTAGCGGGGCCTATTTCCAATATTTATTTTCTAGCTATGCGATTACCAAAAAATGAATTTATAGGTACTGCAGCATGGTTGTTTTTTATAATTAACGTGTTCAAATTACCGTTTCATTTTTTTGTTTGGAAAACGGTTTCAAAAGAAACCCTAGTACTTAATTTAACCTTATTTCCTCTGGTAGCCTTGGGTTTCTTTATAGGAGCTAAATTGGTAAAACGCATATCTAATGCTAATTATAGGCGCTTTATAATTATTGTTACGGCTATTGGTGGTTTAATTATGTTATTCCGCTAA
- a CDS encoding DUF1801 domain-containing protein, giving the protein MQSNATTPQQYLDELPEDRKAPIQNLRQQILDNLPEGIVETMGYGMLGYVIPHSVYPEGYHCDPKLPLPFMNLASQKNFIAVYSMAIYAKKGLYDWFISEYAKRCKYKLDMGKSCIRLKRMDDIPYELIGELTAKISAEEWIEIYEDSIKSRKK; this is encoded by the coding sequence ATGCAATCTAACGCCACTACGCCACAACAGTATTTAGATGAACTTCCAGAAGACAGAAAAGCACCTATCCAAAATTTAAGGCAACAGATTTTAGATAACTTACCAGAAGGCATTGTAGAAACCATGGGCTATGGCATGCTAGGCTATGTTATCCCACACTCGGTATACCCAGAAGGATATCATTGTGATCCTAAATTACCATTGCCTTTTATGAATTTGGCTTCGCAGAAAAATTTTATTGCCGTTTACAGCATGGCCATTTACGCCAAAAAAGGACTTTACGACTGGTTTATTTCAGAATACGCCAAACGCTGTAAGTACAAGTTAGACATGGGCAAAAGTTGTATACGATTAAAACGTATGGACGATATCCCTTATGAATTAATTGGAGAGCTTACAGCTAAAATAAGTGCTGAAGAGTGGATTGAAATTTACGAAGACTCTATTAAAAGTAGAAAAAAATGA
- a CDS encoding low molecular weight phosphatase family protein, which translates to MNKTLFKEVSKTIESLDINSVSDERRNILTPLVDYLKEKTEANDPIRLNFICTHNSRRSHLSQIWAQTMAAYFNIDKVSCYSGGTEATAMFPKVGETLVNQGFKINKLSEGNNPVYSVKYSQNEPAVIAFSKTYGDTFNPTSEFAAIMTCSSADEGCPMVFGCDKRVAITYEDPKKSDGTPQQTETYFNRSLEIATEMKFIFSSLD; encoded by the coding sequence ATGAATAAAACACTATTTAAAGAAGTTTCAAAAACTATAGAATCATTAGACATAAACTCAGTTTCTGATGAAAGAAGAAATATACTTACTCCATTAGTTGATTATTTAAAGGAAAAGACAGAAGCCAATGACCCCATTCGATTAAACTTTATTTGTACGCACAACTCCAGGAGAAGCCATTTATCGCAAATATGGGCACAGACCATGGCTGCTTATTTTAATATCGATAAGGTTTCATGTTATTCGGGTGGTACCGAAGCCACCGCTATGTTTCCAAAAGTAGGTGAAACTTTAGTGAATCAAGGGTTTAAGATTAATAAACTTTCTGAAGGCAACAATCCTGTTTATAGTGTTAAGTATTCGCAAAACGAACCTGCTGTGATTGCATTTTCAAAAACGTATGGAGATACTTTTAATCCAACTTCAGAATTTGCAGCAATTATGACCTGTTCTTCTGCAGATGAAGGTTGCCCTATGGTTTTTGGTTGTGATAAACGTGTTGCAATAACTTACGAAGACCCAAAAAAATCTGATGGCACACCACAACAAACCGAAACCTATTTTAATAGAAGTTTAGAAATTGCTACCGAGATGAAATTTATTTTTTCTTCTTTAGATTAA
- a CDS encoding TM2 domain-containing protein encodes MSDEKSLSDDLNDMLGDAKEGAKKAADKAGEIAGEAKEKAKEFASEAKETASEFADSAKETFEEVTGENKKVVAGILGIFLGWTGAHKFILGYKKEGLILLSIFLISIPLTCLIIGAFTIYIPVIIGIIEGIIYLTKSDEEFYNTYQVGKKPWF; translated from the coding sequence ATGTCTGACGAGAAAAGTTTAAGCGACGACCTAAATGACATGTTAGGTGACGCCAAAGAAGGTGCTAAAAAAGCGGCCGATAAAGCCGGAGAAATAGCTGGGGAAGCCAAAGAAAAAGCAAAAGAGTTTGCAAGTGAAGCTAAGGAAACTGCCTCTGAGTTTGCTGACAGCGCAAAAGAAACTTTTGAGGAAGTTACAGGAGAAAATAAAAAAGTTGTTGCCGGAATTCTAGGAATTTTTTTAGGATGGACTGGTGCTCATAAGTTTATTCTTGGCTATAAGAAAGAAGGGCTTATTTTACTTAGTATTTTTCTAATATCTATCCCTCTTACATGCCTTATAATTGGTGCCTTTACAATTTACATACCTGTAATAATAGGAATAATTGAAGGCATTATTTACCTCACTAAATCTGATGAAGAATTTTATAACACCTACCAAGTTGGAAAAAAACCTTGGTTCTAA